Within the Pelagovum pacificum genome, the region TCGCCCCGTTCAACGACCTCGACTACCTCGCCTCTCTGCTCGACGAGCATGGGTCAGAGGTAGCGGGCATCATCATGGAGCCGCTCCAGCGCGTCGTCCCGCCCGAGCCAGGCTTCCTGCAAGGCGTGCGCGACCTCTGCGACAAGCATGGCATCCTGCTGATCTTCGATGAGATCGTCACCGGTTTCCGGCTCGACTACGGTGGCGCGCAGGAGCGGTGGGGCGTGACGCCCGACATCGCGACCCTGGGCAAGATCATCGGCGGTGGCTTTCCGCTCGCCGCAACGGTGGGGCGGGCCGACATCATGTCCCATTTCGACAAGGCGAAGGTCGGTGCGGACAAGTGGCTAATGCAGCTCGGTACCCTGTCTGGCAACCCGATCGCCGCCGCTGCGGGGCTGAAGACGATGGAGGTGCTCCGCCGTCCCGGCCAGTACGACCAGCTCAAGGCGACGGGCAAGCGGCTGATGGAGGCGCACGACAAGGCGCTGACGGAGGCCGGAGTCGACTTCCGTATCGTCGGCGACGCGACGCTGTTCGACGTGGTGTTCGCCGAAGGGCCGATCCGCAACTACCGCGACACGCAGCGCAACGACCTCGGCCAGCTGGGCGCGTTCAATCGCGTCCTGCGAGACAAGGGCATCCTGAAAGCCCCGACGAAACTCTACCCGTCGCTTGCGCTGACCGAGTCCGACCTCACGATCACCGAGGCCGCCATCGAAGCGGCAGCCTCGGCCCTCTGAGCGGTCAGAGCCGGCGCGGGCAGGTCGACAGCTGCGCCTCGTAGAGCTGCGCGCGGGTCGAGATCTCGCCCGAGACGCGCATCAGCCAGCTCTTCTGCAGGTAGCTCTGCCGGGAATAGCCGGTGCGGCCCTCGTGGTAGGCGAGGTACTGGTTGCGCACGTCGTCCAGCGGAATGCCGAGGTTGTCGCGGCTCAGGGTCATGTACCACCCCATGAAGTCCACGGCGTCCCGGATGTCGTCCCGCCGCGCGCCGCGACGCCCGAGCGCCTCGACATATTCATCCCACGTGCCGTCCAGCGCCTGGCTGTAGCCGAAGGCCGAGCTTTGCCGGCCCATCGGAATCACGCCGAGCGCATAGGTGTGCGGCGGACGGTTGTTCGAGATGAATTTGCTTTCCTGATAGATCATGGCCATCAGCACGTGCGGCTTGACGCCCCACTCGCGTTCGGCCGCGCGGAAAGCGCGGGAATAATGTGGTCTCTCCGCGAGAATCGCGCACGCGTTCTCGAGGTTGCTCGGTTGACTGGCATTACGCCCGCCGCAGCTGCCTAGCGCGACGAGAATCACCAGTGCGAGAATGAGTCTGCTCATCTGCCTCTCGCTATGTTCTTTGTTATTAACCTCAGCTTACCTCAAAAAGTGCGCCGAGGGAACGCCCGAGCTGTGCATCTTTGACCGGCATACACCTGATTATCGCTGGTTTTCGACAATCTGTTTCCCTCGAATCGCCCTCCCGGCTGTGGACTCCTTGGGCCGGGGACGGTTACGCATTCGAAAAGGGGCGAACTATGACCATGCTGAAGACACGCGCCAAGTATCACCTTGGACAGGTCGTGCGGCACCGCAAACACCCGTTCCGCGGCGTGGTGTTCGATGTCGATGCGATGTTCAACAACACCGAGGAATGGTACGAGTCGATCCCCGAGGACAGCCGTCCCGCGAAGGATCAGCCCTTCTACCACCTGCTCGCCGAGAACGATCAGAGCTACTACGTGGCTTATGTGTCAGAGCAGAATCTGATCGCAGACTATTCCGGCCGCCCCGTCGACCACCCCGAGATCGAGGAAATCTTCGGGCCGTTCGAAGACGGGCAATACCCGCTTCACGTCCAGCTCAACTGACCCGTCAGTAGCCGAGCGCGCAGCCGTCCTTGCGCGGATCGCTACCCGCTTCGAGCACGTTTTCCGCATTCACGCGAATCGCCTGCGCGCCGCCGATCGGCGTATCGGGGAACCGCACCTCGTGCCCAAGGTCGGCGAGACCCTGCCTCACGTCGTCGGCATAGCCGCGCTCGACCGTCAGCGCGCCGCCAGCTTCGGGGAAGGAGCGGGGGCCGTCGATGGCCTCCTGCGGGTCCATTCCGAAGTCCAGCATGTTGGTCAGCAGCCGGGCATGACCGTTTGCCTGGTATTGGCCGCCCATCACGCCGAAGGGCATCACGACCTTGCCGCCCGACGCCAGCATCCCTGGAATGATCGTATGCATCGGTCGCTTGCCGGGGCCCGCCTCATTGGCGTGGCCCTCCTCCAGCGTGAAGCCGCAGCCCCGGTTCTGGAACAGGATGCCGAACTTGTCCGACGCGATGCCCGACCCGAAGCTGTGGAAGATCGAGTAGATCAGCGACACCTTCATCCGGTTGCGGTCGACGACGGTGATGTAGACCGTGTCCTTGTGCGCATTCTCGGCCCCCGGCAGATCGATGGGCAGGGCGCGGTCCTTGCGGATCAGGCCGGCGAGCTTTTCTGCCGTCTCGGGCGCGATCATGTGCTCGAGCCGCGCCATGTGGTCGGGATCGGCGACGAACCGGTTGCGGGCGTCGTAGGCGAGCTTCGTCGCCTCTGCTTCGATATGCGCACGCTCGACGCCGTAGGGGTCGAGATCGCCGATGTCGAAGTGGGACAGGATGTTGAGCAGCAGGAGCGCCGTCGCGCCCTGACCGTTCGGCCGATGCTCCAGCACGTCGTGACCGGAGTAATGGGTGGAGACCGGCGTGCCGATGTCGCAGGCGGTCGCGGCGAAATCCTCCATCGTGTGGATGCCGCCCATGGCGCGGAGCGTGGCAACCATGTCCTCGGCGATCTCGCCCTCGTAAAAGGCCTCCCGCCCGTCGAGCGCGACACGGCGCATGACTTCGGCGATACCGGGGCGGCGGAAGACCTCGCCGATGCGATAGGCCGCGCCGTCCTTCAGGAAGATGTCCCGCGCCTTGTTGCCGAGGTCGGATACCTGCGCCCAGTCGGCGCCGGTGCGCTGCGAGACAGGGACGCCGGCTTCTGCGTAATGGATCGCGGGTGCGAAGAGGTCGGCGATGCTTCGGGTGCCCCACTCCTTCGCCATGCGGCAGAAGGCGTCGATGGCGCCGGGGATCGTCACTGCAACGGCATGGTTCGCGGGAATGGAGGACAGCCCCTCGCCGCGCAGCGCCTCGGCCGACAGGCCGGCGGGCGCGCGGCCCGATCCGTTGACCGCAATGACGTCGCCTTCGGGCGGTGCGATCAGCGCGAAGCAGTCGCCGCCGATTCCCGTCATCATCGGTTCGCAGATCTCGAGAAGTGCGGCCCCGGCGATCGCGGCGTCGACGGCATTGCCGCCCGCCTCGAGCATCTGCACCGCCACTTTCGCAGCCAGCGGATGCGAGGTGGCGCACATTCCGTTCATCGCGAAAACGGGCGAGCGGCCGGGCAATTGCAGATCGCGCATGGGGTCTCCTCCTGTATTGCCGGACGGACACTACGGATGCGCGGGAGGTTTGCAATCGGGGGGAGGTAGACCTCGACGCCGCGTACTGGGTGGGGGCTGTTACACGCGGCGCCGAGGGAAGCTATATGCAGCTACAAGACAATGTATGTCGTTCCATTCGGGCTCGGGTTAGGAGCCTTTGGGGCGTTCGTGAGGCACGAGGGAAACAACCATGTCCGAAATGGCAACAATCGACCGGATCGACTACGACCGGATCTCTCCCGTGATCGCTTCGCTCACGGAGGGCGAGGATGACGTGGTCGCGCTGATGGCGACCGTGGCGTGTGAACTGCATCACGCCGACTCGCGCTTCGACTGGACGGGGTTCTATCGCGTCACTTCGCCCGGCCTGCTGAAGATCGGTCCCTACCAGGGCGGGCACGGCTGCCTCGTCATCCCGTTCGAGCGTGGCGTCTGCGGCGCCGCAGCCCGCACCGGCGAGGTTCAGCTGGTCGACGATGTCGAGTCCTTCCCCGGTCACATCGCCTGCTCCTCCTCCACCCGGTCGGAGATCGTGCTGCCGGTATGGAATGGCGCGGGCGAGCTGCTTGGCGTTCTCGACATCGACAGCGACCGGCCCGGTGCCTTCGATCAACGCGATGCGGACGGGCTGACCGCGATCCTGAAGGCGACGTTCGGCCGCCTGTGATGGACGACGTCTACCGCCCGCCCGACGTGCCGCTTTCGGTGCTGCACGAGGATCACGAGCTGCTCTTCGTCGACAAGCCCGCCGGCCTTCTGTCCGTTCCCGGCAAGGGAGAGCACCTGGCTGACTGCCTGATGAGCCGTATCCAAGCGGCCTTTCCGACGGCGCTGCTGGTGCATCGGCTCGACAGGGATACGTCCGGCGTGATGGTCTTCGCGCTCTCGCCCCATGCGCAGCGCCACCTTGGGCTCCAGTTCGAGAAGCGTCAGGCGAAGAAGACCTACGTCGCGCGGCTGCACGGGCGGCTCGAGGAAAAGACCGGGACGGTGGATCTGCCGATTGGCGTCGACTGGCCGAACCGCCCCCGGCAGATGGTCGATCACGAAAACGGCCGTGCGGCGCAGACCGGATGGCGCGTTCTGAAGCAGTCCGAGGCGGAGACGCGGGTGCGCCTGATGCCGAAGACCGGCCGCTCGCACCAGCTGCGCGTACATATGCTGTCGCTCGGGCACCCGATCGTGGGCGACCCGCTCTATGCCGCCGAGACCGCCGGTCGGTACGAGCGCATGATGCTGCACGCCGAGGAGCTGCAGCTGCGCCATCCCGACGGCGGGCGCGGCATCCGGATCAGGGCGAAGGCGCCCTTCTGAGCGCCTCTTCGACGGCAGTGCCTTCATCGGGCCGAATCTCGTGGCCGCCCTCGTGCCAATGCAGCTGAACGTCGGCCCCCTGCGACCGGTACCAGTCCGCAAGGCGCGACGTCAGGTCCGGCGGGCAGATCGGGTCCCGCTTGCCTGCCGTGATGAGCACATCGCGGCCCGCGAGCGCGGGCGCGTCATCAGGCGTGAAGGGGATCAGCGGGTGCAGCAGGATCAGCCGGTGCACCAGCTCGGGCCGGGCGAAGGACACGGAGGCGAGGATGTTCGCACCGTTGGAGTAGCCCATGCCGATGACGTGGGTCGCGCCGGTCCGGGCGATTTCGCCTTCGATGAACTCCGCCATCGCCTTGGTCCGCGCGGCTAGGTCGGCCATGTCATAGACCCCCTCGCCGGTGCGCCGGAAATACCGGAGCGCGCCGCCCTCCGAGACGTCGCCGCGAGGGGAGGACACATGCGCACCCGGCACGGCGGCTGAGGCGAAGTCATGGAACTGCGCCTCTGTCCCGCCCGTGCCATGGAAGGTGAGGAGGAGGGGCGCGCCGGGCGCGCCCTCCGTTCTGGCTGTGACGTAGGTCATCCGTCGATCGGCTCGAGGTGTTTGACCAGCTCGCTGCGCAGGTGCTCGTGCTGGCTCGGCAGTTTGAGGCCTTCGCCAAGGTGATCGCGATCCTCGTCCCGGTCGAAGCCCGGATCGTTGGTCGCCACTTCGAACAGTACGCCGCCGGGGGTGCGGAAGTAGATCGCCTTGAAGTAGTCGCGGTCGATCACCGGAGTCACCTGGAAGCCGGCATCGGCCAGCGCTTCGCGCACTTCAAGCTGACGCGCCCGGTTGTCGACGGAGAAGGCGATGTGGTGCACCGACCCCGCGCCTTGTCGCGCTTGCGGAGCGCCCGGTGCGGCCTCCAGGTCGACGACGTTCGCTGCGTTGCCGTCCGGGCGAACGAAGCGGGTCACGTCGCCTTCGGTCTCTGATGCCTCGTATCCCATGAAGCGGAGCAACTCCGCCGTTGGGCCCGTGTCGGCGAGGCGCAGCGACACGGAGTGGAATCCGCGGATCGCCATGTCGTCGGGCAGGACCTTCGTCCACGGTGTGCGGTCGTCGTCGACCTCGACAAGCGCCAGTTCATCGCCGTCGGGGCCATGAAAGCGCAACTCGGTCGCGCCGAAGGTTGTCACCTGCTCCAGCGCTTCCACCCCGAACGTACCGAGCCGATCGGTCCAGTTCGCGGCGCTGCCGGTCGGGATCGCGAACCGGGTCAGGCCGACTTCGCCCGTACCGTGCTTGCCGCGCCCGGCGTTCGGGAAGGGGAAATAGGTCATCACCGTGCCGGGGGAGCCGACGCCGTCACCGTAGTAGAGGTGATAGACATCGGGGGCGTCGAAATTGACCGTCTTCTTCACGCGACGCAGGCCGAGCAGGTCGGTGAAGAAGGCGTTGTTTTCCACGGCGGAACTCGAGATCGAGGTGACGTGGTGGAGTCCGTTGATCTGTCTCAGCATGTCGAGGGTCCTTTCCGGTCCAACGTTCGTCTGACAACATATCCGCCCCTCGTCCGCACAAAAGGCGAGTTTCCGAACCGGTTCTGTGCATTTCTGCCCGCGGCGGCTTGTGCCTTCTCTTCAAGCCCGTCATGCAAGGCTCGAAATTCCGGCGGGGCGGACCTATCTGCCGGAGTAAGTGAGACAGGCGACAAGGAGAGTTCCAATGAGCTTGCGTATCAACGACACCATTCCCGACCTCACGGTCACCACCGATCAGGGCGAATTCTCGCTGCATGAGTGGATCGGCGACAGCTGGGCGGTCCTCTTCTCGCACCCGAAAGACTTCACGCCGGTCTGCACGACCGAATTCGGTGCCGTGGCGCAGCTCTCCGATGAGTGGGAAGCCCGTGGCACCAAGGTGATCGGCGTGTCCGTGGACGGCGTCGAGGACCACAAGAAATGGAAGGGCGACATCGAAGTCGTCGCAGGGCGGCCCGCCGGTTTCCCGATCATCGCCGATGACGGTCTCGAAGTGTCGAAGGCGTTCGACATGCTCCCGGCCGAGGCCTACCTGCCTGACGGTCGAACGCCGGCCGACAGCGCGACCGTGCGGTCCGTCTTCATCATCGGGCCGGACAAGAAGCTGAAGCTGTCCATGACCTACCCGATGACGGTGGGCCGGAACTTCGCCGAGGTTCTGCGCGCGCTCGATGCGCTTCAGACGAGCACCAAAGAGGGCGTCGCCACGCCGGCCAACTGGGCCCCGGGTCAGGACGTCATCGTCCCGGTCGCCGTTTCCGACGACGACGCCATCGCGAAATACGGCTCGATCGACACCGTTCTTCCCTACCTGCGGAAGGCCAAGCTGCCAGCGTAAGTCGGCGGGTTGACCGAGCGGGACCGGACCAGTCGCCGTGCGGTGACCTGGCCGGGTAGCCTTCGGATAGAAAACGAGATCAGGGGCGCCTCCTTACCGGGGCGCCCTTCTACTTTGGCCCGACGCCGCTGCCTTGACCGTTTGCGACGCTGCCCGCTTGTCTGTCACCTGAGCGGGATCCGGGCGTTCCCACACCATTCAGTCAACACTCCGGCGCTGAGGACCGCGGCCCAAAGAAAAAGGCCCGATCGCGAAGATCGGGCCTTTTTCTTAAGGTTTGGAGTGGATCAGTGCGCGGTGACGGTCGCGCCGATCTGAACCCGTTCGTAGAGGTCGATAACGTCCTCGTTGTACATCCGGATGCAGCCGTTCGACGAGGACAGGCCGACAGTCCAGGGCTGCGGCGTGCCGTGGATACGGTAAAGCGTATCGGCGCCGTCCCGGTACAGGTACAGGGCGCGCGCGCCGAGCGGGTTGTCCGGGCCACCCGGCACACCGCCAGCGTACTGGCTGTATTTCTCGGGATCGCGCGAGACCATGCTGGAGGTCGGGGTCCACGTGGGCCATTCGGCCTTGCGACCGATGGTGGTCGCACCGCTCCACTGCATGCCGAGCTCACCGACGCCGATCTTGTAGGCCATCGCGCGCCGACCCGGCAGGATGAAGTAGAGGTTATGGCTCTCCTTGTAGAAGTGGATGTCACCGGGGGTAAGATCGGTGTTCAGCTCCACTTCTTCCCGACGCATATCGGCGGGAATCACGAAACCGGTGTTCGCAATAGCGGGTGCCGCCAATACGGACGCGGCGGCTGACGTCATGAAATGACGGCGAGTCAGCATGAGTGTCTCCTTCGACTATCGAATGATAATGCCGTTAAACGCGGGATTCCGCCAGTCAACTATAGGAGAACGACGCGGGTTCCCTGCGGCACCTGGTCGTAGAGATGCATGATGTGGCTGTTGATCAGCCGCACGCAGCCGTTGGACACGCGGGCCCCGATCGTCCGCGGCGCCGGGGTGCCGTGGATGCGCAGGTAGGTGTCGCCCCGGCCCGGCTGGAACAGGTAGAGCGCGCGCGCGCCGAGCGGGTTGTTCGGACCACCGGGCATGCCGTCTTCGTATTGGGCGTAGCTGCCGGGATCGCGCTCGATCATCTCGGGCGTGGGTGTCCAGGACGGCCACTCCTTCTTGGCGCCGATGTAGAATTCGCCATTCTCGTAAAGACCTTCGCGGCCGATACCGACGGCGTAGCGGATCACGGTGCCATCGCCGCGCGGCAGGCTCCAGTAGAGGCCGAAATCATTCGGGAAGACGTGGATTTCGCCCGGAGGAAGCGGATCGGCCAGGCGGTACATCCGCGGCATGACGACTTCGGGGACGACATAGTCCTGAGCTTGGGCAACAGTGCCCAGCGGAACGGCGGCGCCCGAGGCGAGGGCAGTGGCGATAAAAGAACGACGGGTCAGCATGGGGCAGCGGGTCTCGTCAATGGATCTGGATTTCAGGCGGTGTCCCGAGCAGCGGGAACATCAGCGAATCTATGCCGCTGCCGCAGCGGGTCCAAGAGAATCACTTCCGGTCAGGCGATTGTTTCGCGGTCTGTTGCTTTCCGACAGCCACGGGCGTGTTACCGATCTGTCGTAACGGTCACGTCTTGGCGGGCCGGGACCCAGGCTCGGACCGGGACAAGAAAAAAGCCCCGGTGTCTCCACCGGGGCCTTCAGTCTCGGGAATGGGGGAGCCTTATTCGGCCGCCTCTTCCTTCTTGATCTCTTCGCCGGTCTCCTGGTCGACGATCTTCATCGACAGGCGAACCTTGCCGCGATCATCGAAGCCGAGCAGCTTGACCCACACTTCCTGGCCCTCTTTCAGGGCGTCGGAGGGGTGGTTCAGACGCTTGTTCTCGATCTGGGAGACGTGGACGAGGCCGTCGCGCTTGCCGAAGAAGTTCACGAAGGCGCCGAAATCGACGATCTTCACGACCTTGCCCTTGTAGACGCCGCCTTCTTCCGGCTCCGCCACGATCGAATAGATCATGTCGTAGGCCTTCTTGATGGCTTCGCCGTTCGGCGAGGCGATCTTGATGACACCGTCGTCGTTCACGTCGACCTTGGCACCGGACACTTCCACGATCTCGCGGATGACCTTGCCGCCCGAGCCGATCACTTCACGGATCTTGTCGGTCGGGATGTTCATCGTCTCGATGCGCGGCGCGTGGACGGAGAATTCACCCGCGGTGGAGATGGCTTTCGACATCTCGCCGAGGATGTGCATCCGGCCCTCCTTCGCCTGGGCGAGGGCCTTTTCCATGATCTCGGGCGTGATGCCGGCGACCTTGATGTCCATCTGGAGCGAGGTGATGCCGTTCTCGGTGCCCGCGACCTTGAAGTCCATGTCGCCGAGGTGATCCTCGTCACCGAGAATGTCGGTGAGGATACCGTAGGAGCCATCTTCTTCCAGCACGAGGCCCATGGCCACGCCGGCGACCGGGGACTTCAGCGGAACGCCGGCGTCCATCATGGACAGCGAACCACCGCAGACCGACGCCATCGAGGACGAGCCGTTGGACTCGGTGATCTCGGAGACGAGGCGGATGGTGTAGGGGAAGTCGGTCGCGGCCGGCAGGACGGCCTGAAGCGCGCGCCATGCGAGCTTGCCGTGGCCGATTTCACGACGACCGGGGGAGCCGACACGGCCCACTTCACCGACCGAGTAGGGCGGGAAGTTGTAGTGCAGCAGGAAGTTGCTGCGGAAGTTGCCGTGCAGCGCGTCGATGATCTGCTCATCGTCGCCGGTGCCGAGCGTGGTCACGACCAGCGCCTGCGTTTCACCACGGGTGAACAGCGCGGAGCCGTGCGTCCGGGGCAATATCTGCGTTTCGGCCACGATCGGGCGGACTTCGTCGAGCGCGCGGCCGTCGATACGGCGGCCGTTCTTGACGACGTCACCGCGAAGCACGCCGGATTCCAGCTTCTTCAGGGCGGAGCCGAG harbors:
- a CDS encoding aspartate aminotransferase family protein, coding for MNIIQSQADWLARAAEVLPGGGFGNFSNDIIIARGDRARVWDQDGKEYVDYLIGSGPMLLGHGHPEVMDVVLQQLPQGLTFFTNNTLGIELAEEIVRAVPCAEMVRFVSTGGEADMYAIRLARAFMGRDKMVKFEGGYHGMSAEAQMSLSPARQVNFPQAVPDSAGIPQSVADEMLIAPFNDLDYLASLLDEHGSEVAGIIMEPLQRVVPPEPGFLQGVRDLCDKHGILLIFDEIVTGFRLDYGGAQERWGVTPDIATLGKIIGGGFPLAATVGRADIMSHFDKAKVGADKWLMQLGTLSGNPIAAAAGLKTMEVLRRPGQYDQLKATGKRLMEAHDKALTEAGVDFRIVGDATLFDVVFAEGPIRNYRDTQRNDLGQLGAFNRVLRDKGILKAPTKLYPSLALTESDLTITEAAIEAAASAL
- a CDS encoding transglycosylase SLT domain-containing protein, whose amino-acid sequence is MSRLILALVILVALGSCGGRNASQPSNLENACAILAERPHYSRAFRAAEREWGVKPHVLMAMIYQESKFISNNRPPHTYALGVIPMGRQSSAFGYSQALDGTWDEYVEALGRRGARRDDIRDAVDFMGWYMTLSRDNLGIPLDDVRNQYLAYHEGRTGYSRQSYLQKSWLMRVSGEISTRAQLYEAQLSTCPRRL
- the hspQ gene encoding heat shock protein HspQ, whose amino-acid sequence is MLKTRAKYHLGQVVRHRKHPFRGVVFDVDAMFNNTEEWYESIPEDSRPAKDQPFYHLLAENDQSYYVAYVSEQNLIADYSGRPVDHPEIEEIFGPFEDGQYPLHVQLN
- the ggt gene encoding gamma-glutamyltransferase — translated: MRDLQLPGRSPVFAMNGMCATSHPLAAKVAVQMLEAGGNAVDAAIAGAALLEICEPMMTGIGGDCFALIAPPEGDVIAVNGSGRAPAGLSAEALRGEGLSSIPANHAVAVTIPGAIDAFCRMAKEWGTRSIADLFAPAIHYAEAGVPVSQRTGADWAQVSDLGNKARDIFLKDGAAYRIGEVFRRPGIAEVMRRVALDGREAFYEGEIAEDMVATLRAMGGIHTMEDFAATACDIGTPVSTHYSGHDVLEHRPNGQGATALLLLNILSHFDIGDLDPYGVERAHIEAEATKLAYDARNRFVADPDHMARLEHMIAPETAEKLAGLIRKDRALPIDLPGAENAHKDTVYITVVDRNRMKVSLIYSIFHSFGSGIASDKFGILFQNRGCGFTLEEGHANEAGPGKRPMHTIIPGMLASGGKVVMPFGVMGGQYQANGHARLLTNMLDFGMDPQEAIDGPRSFPEAGGALTVERGYADDVRQGLADLGHEVRFPDTPIGGAQAIRVNAENVLEAGSDPRKDGCALGY
- a CDS encoding GAF domain-containing protein, with translation MSEMATIDRIDYDRISPVIASLTEGEDDVVALMATVACELHHADSRFDWTGFYRVTSPGLLKIGPYQGGHGCLVIPFERGVCGAAARTGEVQLVDDVESFPGHIACSSSTRSEIVLPVWNGAGELLGVLDIDSDRPGAFDQRDADGLTAILKATFGRL
- a CDS encoding RluA family pseudouridine synthase, which produces MDDVYRPPDVPLSVLHEDHELLFVDKPAGLLSVPGKGEHLADCLMSRIQAAFPTALLVHRLDRDTSGVMVFALSPHAQRHLGLQFEKRQAKKTYVARLHGRLEEKTGTVDLPIGVDWPNRPRQMVDHENGRAAQTGWRVLKQSEAETRVRLMPKTGRSHQLRVHMLSLGHPIVGDPLYAAETAGRYERMMLHAEELQLRHPDGGRGIRIRAKAPF
- a CDS encoding alpha/beta hydrolase; its protein translation is MTYVTARTEGAPGAPLLLTFHGTGGTEAQFHDFASAAVPGAHVSSPRGDVSEGGALRYFRRTGEGVYDMADLAARTKAMAEFIEGEIARTGATHVIGMGYSNGANILASVSFARPELVHRLILLHPLIPFTPDDAPALAGRDVLITAGKRDPICPPDLTSRLADWYRSQGADVQLHWHEGGHEIRPDEGTAVEEALRRAPSP
- a CDS encoding ring-cleaving dioxygenase, with the protein product MLRQINGLHHVTSISSSAVENNAFFTDLLGLRRVKKTVNFDAPDVYHLYYGDGVGSPGTVMTYFPFPNAGRGKHGTGEVGLTRFAIPTGSAANWTDRLGTFGVEALEQVTTFGATELRFHGPDGDELALVEVDDDRTPWTKVLPDDMAIRGFHSVSLRLADTGPTAELLRFMGYEASETEGDVTRFVRPDGNAANVVDLEAAPGAPQARQGAGSVHHIAFSVDNRARQLEVREALADAGFQVTPVIDRDYFKAIYFRTPGGVLFEVATNDPGFDRDEDRDHLGEGLKLPSQHEHLRSELVKHLEPIDG
- a CDS encoding peroxiredoxin; translated protein: MSLRINDTIPDLTVTTDQGEFSLHEWIGDSWAVLFSHPKDFTPVCTTEFGAVAQLSDEWEARGTKVIGVSVDGVEDHKKWKGDIEVVAGRPAGFPIIADDGLEVSKAFDMLPAEAYLPDGRTPADSATVRSVFIIGPDKKLKLSMTYPMTVGRNFAEVLRALDALQTSTKEGVATPANWAPGQDVIVPVAVSDDDAIAKYGSIDTVLPYLRKAKLPA
- a CDS encoding L,D-transpeptidase, encoding MLTRRHFMTSAAASVLAAPAIANTGFVIPADMRREEVELNTDLTPGDIHFYKESHNLYFILPGRRAMAYKIGVGELGMQWSGATTIGRKAEWPTWTPTSSMVSRDPEKYSQYAGGVPGGPDNPLGARALYLYRDGADTLYRIHGTPQPWTVGLSSSNGCIRMYNEDVIDLYERVQIGATVTAH
- a CDS encoding L,D-transpeptidase, whose product is MLTRRSFIATALASGAAVPLGTVAQAQDYVVPEVVMPRMYRLADPLPPGEIHVFPNDFGLYWSLPRGDGTVIRYAVGIGREGLYENGEFYIGAKKEWPSWTPTPEMIERDPGSYAQYEDGMPGGPNNPLGARALYLFQPGRGDTYLRIHGTPAPRTIGARVSNGCVRLINSHIMHLYDQVPQGTRVVLL
- the pnp gene encoding polyribonucleotide nucleotidyltransferase, whose amino-acid sequence is MFNETKKSIQWGEETLTLETGKVARQADGTVIATLGETSVMANVTFAKQQKEGQDFFPLTVHYQEKYYAAGKVPGGFFKREARPTEKETLTARLIDRPIRPLFVPGFKNEVLVMCTVLSHDLVNDPDIVAMIAASAALTISGAPFMGPIAGARVGFEDGEYVLNPTVDDMQGLRNNPDQRLDLVVAGTKDAVMMVESEAYELTEAEMLGAVNFAHEQIQPVLDCIISLAEDCAKEPFDFTPPDYSALYDAVKAAGEEKMRAAYAITDKQERVNAVSTVKQEIIAGLSEEQQADPNLGSALKKLESGVLRGDVVKNGRRIDGRALDEVRPIVAETQILPRTHGSALFTRGETQALVVTTLGTGDDEQIIDALHGNFRSNFLLHYNFPPYSVGEVGRVGSPGRREIGHGKLAWRALQAVLPAATDFPYTIRLVSEITESNGSSSMASVCGGSLSMMDAGVPLKSPVAGVAMGLVLEEDGSYGILTDILGDEDHLGDMDFKVAGTENGITSLQMDIKVAGITPEIMEKALAQAKEGRMHILGEMSKAISTAGEFSVHAPRIETMNIPTDKIREVIGSGGKVIREIVEVSGAKVDVNDDGVIKIASPNGEAIKKAYDMIYSIVAEPEEGGVYKGKVVKIVDFGAFVNFFGKRDGLVHVSQIENKRLNHPSDALKEGQEVWVKLLGFDDRGKVRLSMKIVDQETGEEIKKEEAAE